The following proteins come from a genomic window of Megalobrama amblycephala isolate DHTTF-2021 linkage group LG1, ASM1881202v1, whole genome shotgun sequence:
- the csnk1da gene encoding casein kinase I isoform X2 yields MELRVGNRYRLGRKIGSGSFGDIYLGTDISVGEEVAIKLECVKTKHPQLHIESKIYKMMQGGVGIPTIKWCGAEGDYNVMVMELLGPSLEDLFNFCSRKFSLKTVLLLADQMISRIEYIHSKNFIHRDVKPDNFLMGLGKKGNLVYIIDFGLAKKYRDARTHQHIPYRENKNLTGTARYASINTHLGIEQSRRDDLESLGYVLMYFNLGSLPWQGLKAATKRQKYERISEKKMSTPIEVLCKGYPSEFATYLNFCRSLRFDDKPDYSYLRQLFRNLFHRQGFSYDYVFDWNMLKFGANRAAEDPERERRDREERLRHGRNPAARGMMPSSSGRPRGTQEVAPPTPLTPTSHTGMERERKVSMRLHRGAPVNISSSDLTGRQDTSRMSTSQNSIPYDHHGK; encoded by the exons ATGGAATTGAGAGTAGGAAACCGATACAGACTGGGAAGGAAAATCGGCTCTGGATCCTTTGGTGACATTTATTTGG GCACAGACATCTCCGTGGGGGAAGAAGTAGCCATCAAGCTAGAATGTGTGAAAACGAAGCACCCACAGCTGCACATCGAGAGCAAGATCTACAAAATGATGCAAGGAGGCG TCGGTATCCCAACAATCAAATGGTGTGGAGCAGAGGGAGATTACAATGTGATGGTGATGGAGCTGCTGGGACCCAGTTTAGAGGATCTCTTCAATTTCTGTTCTCGCAAGTTCAGCCTAAAGACTGTTCTTCTGCTGGCTGACCAGATG ATCAGCCGAATCGAATACATCCACTCCAAGAACTTCATCCACAGAGACGTCAAGCCCGACAACTTCCTTATGGGCCTGGGGAAGAAGGGCAACCTTGTTTACATCATTGACTTTGGCCTGGCCAAGAAGTACAGAGATGCTCGCACCCACCAGCACATCCCTTACCGCGAGAACAAAAACTTGACTGGCACTGCTCGCTACGCTTCCATCAACACCCACTTGGGAATAG AGCAATCCAGACGAGATGACTTGGAGTCTCTTGGCTATGTGCTCATGTACTTCAACCTGGGCTCTCTGCCATGGCAGGGTCTGAAGGCTGCCACAAAGAGACAGAAGTATGAGCGAATCAGTGAGAAGAAAATGTCCACTCCTATTGAAGTCCTGTGCAAAGGATACCCAT CTGAGTTTGCCACATACCTCAACTTTTGCCGTTCCCTTCGCTTTGATGACAAACCCGACTACTCTTACCTGAGACAGCTCTTCAGGAACCTTTTCCACCGGCAAGGCTTTTCATACGACTACGTGTTTGACTGGAATATGCTCAAATTT GGCGCAAACAGAGCGGCAGAAGATCCGGAGAGGGAGCGGAGGGACCGAGAGGAAAGATTGCGGCACGGGCGGAATCCTGCTGCCCGTGGCATGATGCCTTCCAGCTCAGGTAGACCCAGAGGAACGCAAGAAGTAGCACCTCCCACACCCCTCACGCCAACCTCACACACAG GAATGGAGCGAGAGAGGAAGGTCAGTATGAGACTGCACCGGGGAGCCCCTGTCAACATTTCCTCCTCTGATCTAACTGGCCGTCAGGACACCTCACGCATGTCCACATCACAG AATAGCATTCCCTATGATCACCACGGCAAGTAG
- the csnk1da gene encoding casein kinase I isoform X1 produces MELRVGNRYRLGRKIGSGSFGDIYLGTDISVGEEVAIKLECVKTKHPQLHIESKIYKMMQGGVGIPTIKWCGAEGDYNVMVMELLGPSLEDLFNFCSRKFSLKTVLLLADQMISRIEYIHSKNFIHRDVKPDNFLMGLGKKGNLVYIIDFGLAKKYRDARTHQHIPYRENKNLTGTARYASINTHLGIEQSRRDDLESLGYVLMYFNLGSLPWQGLKAATKRQKYERISEKKMSTPIEVLCKGYPSEFATYLNFCRSLRFDDKPDYSYLRQLFRNLFHRQGFSYDYVFDWNMLKFGANRAAEDPERERRDREERLRHGRNPAARGMMPSSSGRPRGTQEVAPPTPLTPTSHTGMERERKVSMRLHRGAPVNISSSDLTGRQDTSRMSTSQALSRVTPSGLQSAVPR; encoded by the exons ATGGAATTGAGAGTAGGAAACCGATACAGACTGGGAAGGAAAATCGGCTCTGGATCCTTTGGTGACATTTATTTGG GCACAGACATCTCCGTGGGGGAAGAAGTAGCCATCAAGCTAGAATGTGTGAAAACGAAGCACCCACAGCTGCACATCGAGAGCAAGATCTACAAAATGATGCAAGGAGGCG TCGGTATCCCAACAATCAAATGGTGTGGAGCAGAGGGAGATTACAATGTGATGGTGATGGAGCTGCTGGGACCCAGTTTAGAGGATCTCTTCAATTTCTGTTCTCGCAAGTTCAGCCTAAAGACTGTTCTTCTGCTGGCTGACCAGATG ATCAGCCGAATCGAATACATCCACTCCAAGAACTTCATCCACAGAGACGTCAAGCCCGACAACTTCCTTATGGGCCTGGGGAAGAAGGGCAACCTTGTTTACATCATTGACTTTGGCCTGGCCAAGAAGTACAGAGATGCTCGCACCCACCAGCACATCCCTTACCGCGAGAACAAAAACTTGACTGGCACTGCTCGCTACGCTTCCATCAACACCCACTTGGGAATAG AGCAATCCAGACGAGATGACTTGGAGTCTCTTGGCTATGTGCTCATGTACTTCAACCTGGGCTCTCTGCCATGGCAGGGTCTGAAGGCTGCCACAAAGAGACAGAAGTATGAGCGAATCAGTGAGAAGAAAATGTCCACTCCTATTGAAGTCCTGTGCAAAGGATACCCAT CTGAGTTTGCCACATACCTCAACTTTTGCCGTTCCCTTCGCTTTGATGACAAACCCGACTACTCTTACCTGAGACAGCTCTTCAGGAACCTTTTCCACCGGCAAGGCTTTTCATACGACTACGTGTTTGACTGGAATATGCTCAAATTT GGCGCAAACAGAGCGGCAGAAGATCCGGAGAGGGAGCGGAGGGACCGAGAGGAAAGATTGCGGCACGGGCGGAATCCTGCTGCCCGTGGCATGATGCCTTCCAGCTCAGGTAGACCCAGAGGAACGCAAGAAGTAGCACCTCCCACACCCCTCACGCCAACCTCACACACAG GAATGGAGCGAGAGAGGAAGGTCAGTATGAGACTGCACCGGGGAGCCCCTGTCAACATTTCCTCCTCTGATCTAACTGGCCGTCAGGACACCTCACGCATGTCCACATCACAG GCTCTTTCTCGCGTCACCCCAAGTGGCCTGCAGTCTGCCGTACCTCGATGA